The following nucleotide sequence is from Diospyros lotus cultivar Yz01 chromosome 3, ASM1463336v1, whole genome shotgun sequence.
TTCTGTACACAAAAAAGCAGTCTTCTGCCCGGAGCTTCTCCAAGTGTCTGTATAGATGAGAGTCCTTGCATTTTATGATTTTGGAGACAGTGTTCAGTTGCCTCCTGATTCCCACCTCGTCCAGTCTGAAATTATGCCTAGCCTTCTTCATAAAACCAACAAAACACCAGAAAGCCTCATGGTCTTCGGCTATCACAGTGATTATTGGAGAAAGTAAATCACTCATCCCCTGGCAGTAACCAATCTCAGGATCATAAAGTGCATAGGCCTCCAGGATGGCAACTAGTCGAGCAGCATGGAAGATCTTGCTGGGCTCCAGATCATCATAATCTTTCAACCCAACAAATTCAGCGAACCTGCGTGCCCTTTCATCAGATACTGCAGCCTGAGTTGGTGACTGTGTAACCCAATCTCCATTGGCACGAATGGCATCAAGACGAATAATTCGTTGCCATGTGGCAAAATCCTCATTGTTGTGGAGTTTTGGCTGAACTTCTGTCCTAGAGAGGGTAGAATCCTCCCTAAGTAGCATTCCAGGATCATTTTCCGCCCTGGTTTCCACAAAGCGGAAAGTATTACTCACTTCTGGGTCCTCAGAGGAGTCTGAATCTGAAGACCCGGTGTCAAGTGCAGGGGAATTTGGATCCGAGGCTTGTACTGAACCAGCATCTTCTTCTGACAGTGCACTGCAAGGGTCAGTATAGTCAAGAAATGGACTCCTTTCCTCACTAGAGAGTGATTCCCTCGCACTAACGACATCATCAGAGTCGGGAGAATCCACATATTCTCTGAAACTCCCACAACCTCCGTAACTGCTGGTTTCACTGGCTTCCTTTAATGCAATATTGTTGGCACCGTGTTTTAAAATGCGTCGGCACTGTCTTCGGAGTTTTTCATATTGCTTTCTACATCCATGGTTTCAGGCGGACACAATAAGTGGCAGTTAAAACCCCAATAAccaattatctaatttatacTGGGAAAGAATGAGCAAGATAGAGCAACTTGGGCGGCCTACCTGTTCTGAGTTCTCAGAACTTGTCTTTCTTCTCTGGAAGTGCTCAAGTCATAGCTGTTGAAATGGAATTTAGTCATCATCGTGGACTCTGATGCATCagtcttaaattattttaaagacAACCCATGTATATGCTATGAGGTATCACTTCATCCAGTTAAAAATAAACTATGACCCAGATTTAACAAAACATCAAAGACAGCCATTCAAGGGATAAAAAGACTCCCAGCTCATGGGGCTACAGTTCTCTAGTGTACTATTACATCTCAGCCAGTTACACAACTCATCCAAGCAATGACAATAACATTAAAGGTTTTACCTttttcctattcttttaaataataatttgaaggTTTACAATCCATAGCAAAACATATATCATTCAAAATAAGCTTGAATCAATTGATTCTAACCTGAGGTCTGAACTCATAAAATAATGTAGAGAACACTAATAAAACTATAGCATTATGTGCTTGAATGCAATATCGTGTAAGTCATGCTAACATTTCATAATAATCTGAATAACCAATCAGATAACTAATTTTGTAGAAAAGCTATGTCAGCACCTAATTTACATTTACATGGAATAGAATTACAGAGATCTAAACACAAATAAAACCAACGGTCAAGGCAAAACAATCAATTACTAAATAAAGCAATGAACAAAACCACAGCTGGAAGTGCAAGATCTACTAATGCAAATGATACATCCATATATACATTTTTGCTGGAGTAGCATAGCTTTTTCAATTATGATAAGGAAGGTCTGGAAATTATTGCTTGGAAGAATGATGCCACAATCAATTCAAATAACCATATTGAGGACTTGTTAAATTTTGAccaagggaagaaaaaaaaaaaggaaattcaaaGAAATGTATTAGGTGGAGGTGTTGTGGGGCCAGGTTTACTCATGTTGTCCTCAACCCAGAGAACCCAACTCCCACCCTGTGCCCCAGTAGGGTAAAACATTTAAATCTCACTCCCATCCCCAACAAAGAAGGGATCCTCAAACCTGTCCCATTGTCCCAAATTTATCCCCAaacatgatttaattatttcttgtaaataagaaaaacaaaaatagtaaTTAAAAGAGGAGCAATAGAAAACAACACTGAAATAGCAGAGAAAAGAGAATTTGAATGAATGAAAcccaaataataaataaagggTATATATGTACTTCTTGGGCCAGGGTGGTTTCAAGGAAACGTGTGTATAAACCCACACCACACCATCCTTGACCAAAAAGATTCTAGAAATCCCTGACCCCAGCCTCAAAGTTCAAACCTAACCAAATAGCATTGTCCTCacctataataccccatatttttgtgaagttgcaatgtattttaaataagtttaaaataccaaaaaatatgcttgaaatggcaacaagtgatcGAATCGgtcgcagggagtgccttggagcttagatacctaaggacaaaggtatatcttTGACGAACGTCCTAAGGTGAGATTTATAAtactgaaagaaataaaataagagacggttctcggttaagctaagttgtagcctaaaaagaccgaattaTGGTAAGGGCTTCTCGAAAATCGTACATAtaaagtaattttgagttattaactttaagattttaagtatctagataaatttgatatttgagggtgtaattgtaattagagaattatccaaatgaaataaggatgaaattaggagttcatgtggtaaaatattaaagttgagagcttgaaataagggccaaaatgtcatttggaagaagtttggggtattagcttggatttcaaaagttaaattcattctagctttggatttgaaaagccattcaattataggtttgagtctttagAGTCTATGGCTAagcttgtgacaagtggcataatgtgattggttcaagaaatctataaataaaggtCATGAGTtgatctcaaatcattccaaggaAGTTTAAGAGTTGAGGCATTCTAAGAGGaagagcttgctctagagagagaagaggaagttctgcaagaaggcgggaagaaagcggcagagaacgagcctcgtcgaagttgcgggtcttcgccagaattcgccaaaatcagttagaaaaaaagagaggtaagtccctttttttttttttttaatcctgtagagggggaagaaagggttgcgtaggttcaaacgggggtcgaatcggagttaaaatgagaaagttatggttgaaataccaaaccgaggcGAAGCTGCGCGCGGCTCACATTTCCAGGGCGCATGAGGgccctatttttcttcaatttttccaattttgcctctaatttaatgcccctcaaccctatgtaaaaatattcgagtttaggtttaccgaaacgcgtgttttctgcagaaacctaggccgtttgcagtgaaaccgtactgtccaagagataaaccaacaaggtgagactcctatactctaaatcttattttttattctcttatgagagacttctattgcatgagacgtgttttgtgaagtttttGTACGTAGAAtcttattattctcttacgtgaaatcatgttgcatatatgaaatgtattttttctgaaaaatatatattgttgactttttaattgttgcatttataaaatttgtgtggccatactgttgtacttatttgttgttggccgagggcaaaagtctgaaatcccccgagaggcgctatgcgtgcgccatcgagaaaactctcatggggaagaccgtgagcttaagggacaacagatgtggtgcttgcatgagttctatgaggtcgggccaagatgacatggttagggacctcccgagaggcgctatgcgtgtgccattgagaaagTTCTCGTTAGAGGAGGCTAACAtattcacgaggcacttcagagtagttctcattattttcctcatacgttttatacttgttcatacattgatataaactgttttggagtttctcactagaagattcatcttttaattggactatgtccctaaaatattcaaacgttccaggttcgacgagcggctttaagggaaaggaggtagctaaagaataagcttaatttattgcctgtagcatgtttatcatatctatgtttatgtacGAACTTATGTAagatttggatatgtttaagacgttcagttatcacttgcgagagatgatgtccatgtaatgcATTTtatagacgtcttgaacaattttacttatgataaataaagcattatggttgtgaatcATATCAgattcgatctagcttccgcatttgaaattttaacacgtcttagctattcgattattgggtttgttaagctgagaatgtgaaaattaaggtttttgggatattgtgtgatgtataacagcgattgtgatatgaaaaatttttatattctcgaaatcctaagttataacacgctcaagaaatttggggtgttacatcacCCCAATTGGAGTGGAGAAGAACAAGTCCCCAATGTGTTTGGGTAAACAGTCACCTCAACCCAATTCCTGATGACATCAAAAGAGATGCTAATTATTTGTCATGCTCTACCCCATCATTGCcagttaaaaatttataacaat
It contains:
- the LOC127798183 gene encoding rab GTPase-activating protein 22-like isoform X1, with protein sequence MKSLRRSHTSSSSSPNSSSPSSSSSSSPWIHLRSVLFVVASSSPAACSSSDRGRLSSPWSRRKRKHALSPQEWRNLFSSDGKLRGGGLKFLRKVRSAGVDPRVRAEVWPFLLGVYDLSTSREERQVLRTQNRKQYEKLRRQCRRILKHGANNIALKEASETSSYGGCGSFREYVDSPDSDDVVSARESLSSEERSPFLDYTDPCSALSEEDAGSVQASDPNSPALDTGSSDSDSSEDPEVSNTFRFVETRAENDPGMLLREDSTLSRTEVQPKLHNNEDFATWQRIIRLDAIRANGDWVTQSPTQAAVSDERARRFAEFVGLKDYDDLEPSKIFHAARLVAILEAYALYDPEIGYCQGMSDLLSPIITVIAEDHEAFWCFVGFMKKARHNFRLDEVGIRRQLNTVSKIIKCKDSHLYRHLEKLRAEDCFFVYRMVVVLFRRELTFEQTVCLWEVMWADQAAIRAGIGKSAWSRIRLRAPPTDDLLLYAIAASVLQRRKQIIEKYSSMDEILRECNSMAGHLDVWKLLDDAHNLVVTLHDKIKSPF
- the LOC127798183 gene encoding rab GTPase-activating protein 22-like isoform X2, encoding MFNSRGRLSSPWSRRKRKHALSPQEWRNLFSSDGKLRGGGLKFLRKVRSAGVDPRVRAEVWPFLLGVYDLSTSREERQVLRTQNRKQYEKLRRQCRRILKHGANNIALKEASETSSYGGCGSFREYVDSPDSDDVVSARESLSSEERSPFLDYTDPCSALSEEDAGSVQASDPNSPALDTGSSDSDSSEDPEVSNTFRFVETRAENDPGMLLREDSTLSRTEVQPKLHNNEDFATWQRIIRLDAIRANGDWVTQSPTQAAVSDERARRFAEFVGLKDYDDLEPSKIFHAARLVAILEAYALYDPEIGYCQGMSDLLSPIITVIAEDHEAFWCFVGFMKKARHNFRLDEVGIRRQLNTVSKIIKCKDSHLYRHLEKLRAEDCFFVYRMVVVLFRRELTFEQTVCLWEVMWADQAAIRAGIGKSAWSRIRLRAPPTDDLLLYAIAASVLQRRKQIIEKYSSMDEILRECNSMAGHLDVWKLLDDAHNLVVTLHDKIKSPF